The Acidobacteriota bacterium genome contains the following window.
AAATAGCGTCCTTGCCGCAGCGGGATGCCCATGGTCTTCAGATAGTCGCCGATTATCTGACGATGATTCGCGTCGTAGGACAGGCCTCCCGCGCGAGATTCTTCGACCGTGAGGCCCTCCGGGTAGAAGCCGCTCGTGCCGCCCTTCCACTCCAACGGAACTGTGGTGGCGTACCCGGCGGAGATGACTCCCGGCAACGCTTTCACGCGCTCGAGCACTTGATTGTAAAAGGGTGTGCGTTCATTTTGTTCGCGGTATTTGTATCGCGGCAGCACTGTTCGCACCGTCAGCACGTTTTGCGGCCGCAACCCCGAGTATTGATCGCGCAGCTTGAGGAAGGTTTGAATCAGAAGCCCCGCGCCAACCAGCAACACCAACGCCAAAGCGACTTCAGCGACGACCATCACGCTGCGCAGCCTGTTGCCTCCCGCGCTCAAGCCCGAGCGCCCGCCGCTCTGTTTCAACGCCTCGTGAAGATCGATCTTTGACGCTTGCAGCGCCGGGGCTAAGCCGAAGACGGCGCCGGTGACTAACGAAACAAGCAAGGTGTAGCCAAGCACTCGCAGATCCAGCTCGAGGTTGGTCGAGAGAGCCAGAGCATCGGGGATGAGGCGCTTCAAGAAGGCAAAGCTCCACCAGGCGAGCAACACCCCGAGCACCGCGCCGGTCATCGACAGGAGGATGCTTTCAGTCAACAACTGCCGCACGATTCGCGATCGGCCCGCGCCAAGCGCCAAGCGCACCGCGATCTCGCGCTTGCGACTCGCCGCGCGTGACAGCAAGAGGTTTGCGATGTTCGCACAAGCAATCAGCAGCACGAATCCGACTGCTACTAGCAGGACGAGCAGCGGGCGCCGCAGATCGCCGGCCAACTGCTCGCGCAGGCTCATCACGTAAGCGCTGATCCGTCCGGCTTCATCTGGATAGTCGCGCGCTATGCGCTGCTGAATCGTTTCAATGTCGGCATTCGCTTGCTGCAAGGTAACGCCTTGCTTCATTCGCGCGACAACCTGCAGGTAGTGACTTCCGCGCTGGGTCAATTGCTGCGAGGTGAAAGCCATCGGCACCCAGAGTCCGATCTCGCTTTCCAAAAACTGAAAGCCCGCCGGCATCACACCAACTACGGTGTGTTTATCGCCGCTAAGCAGAAGCTCACGCCCGATGATGCTTTGCTCGCCGCCGTAACGCTGCTGCCAGAGCCCGTAGCTGAGCACGACCACCTTGTTGGCTTCCGGCTTGTCGTCTTCCGGCAAAAAGACCCCGCCTAGGACAGGGTTGACGCCGAGCAGCGGGAAGAAACTAGCGGTCGCTCCATAAGCCGCGACTTTCTCAGGCTCGCCGTCGCCCGTCAGGTTAAAGCTGCGTTCATCAAGGGCGCCGATGTCTTCGAATACCTGATTCTGCGATTTCCAATCGGCGTAGTTGGCCGGCGCGGGCGTGTTGCGCGGGAACCCGGCGAATGATACGTCTTCCCAAACCATCACCAGGCGGTCCGGTTCATGGAAGGGCAACGACCGCAGCAACACTGCATTCACCACACTGAAGATGGCTGTGTTCGCGCCGATCCCCAACGCCAGCGAAAGCACGGCGATCGATGCAAAACCTGGATTCCTGGCCAGCATCCGACCCCCGTAACGCAAGTCCTGCAACAACGCTTCCATTAGTCCTCCGAATTCCCGGTTCAGGGTTCAGGGTTTCTGGTTTTTGGTTTCTGGTTTATGGTTCTTGGCTCCAGTCTCGTAACCAAAAATCAGAAAGAGACGCCCAGAAACGAGAAACCAGAAACCCGAAACTCTGAACCCGGGACCCTGAACCTATTCAGTTCCGAAGTAAGTGGCGCACCACGGCTTCAGGTTTCATTCTCGTCGTTAGAAATGATGCCTTGCTCGAATCTGACTTTTACTAGAGAGCAATACGCTAGTTTCACACTTGAGAATGCTCCGCTCGAAACACACCAATACCCGGACACGGATGCACCCCACGACATACCAATCTTCGTGCCAATAATTTCCGTTAGCTAAACCGCGTGAACAAGAGAGAAAGTAGCGCGCCGGTTTTTTGCCCGTGTGAGCCCATGTTCGATTCCGACAATGGCTTTCCCAAGGATGGACTTCATTAACATGACACTGAAGGTTAGCCTTGTATCAACCGAGCATTGTTGATAGTCTCGAAGAGTCAGCTACCCCGTCGACGCCTCGAGGTTCCTCACCCGCCGCACTTGCGCAAAGTGCTCTTGAATAGAAAACATAGGTAGCACCCGATGCTACCTATTCGAAATAACCGCTTACTGAAAGGAGTTTGTCACATGAGACGTTTTGCGTTAGCTCTTTCGATGTTTCTCTTAATGCTGTTGGCTTCGACGACAATATCGTCGGCCAAGGGTCCGAAGATCATCAACAATCACGCGTTTGGTTCAACGCCTAACATAACGATTAGAGGCGTCGAGGCGGGTGCCGCTCCCTGGGTCGTGGACAATGGCAAGGTGATGCTCGATTCCAAAGGCCGGCTTCGAGTGTTCGTTACGAGATTGGTTATCGGGGAAGGCGCTCTGGCCAACGGGGATCCGGTTCCGGCAAATGTGGTTGGAACCGTCGCAACAGTCACCACCGTTCACGCGGCTTTGACGTGCGGCGGGCCAGGCGGCGGAGTTCCATTCACAATCACTTCGACCGACGGCGTGCCGATCGACTCGGACGGCGACTTCGAGATAGACGCTCAAGTATCGATACCGTCTGTCTGCGCGCAGCCGATAGTGCTCATTCGAATCGGGACACCGGCAGCGCCGGGGCCGTGGATTGCGGCTTCGGAGCTCCCGGGAAACTAACTCTAGAATGCCGCCCAGCGCGCTTCTATCAAGTCAACCTGCGCGAAAATCGGGGGCGAGGAAACGTGCGATGGCAATGTTTCTGTCGCCCCCTTTGTTTCGCATGTCAACCTGGAGAGTTCTCGGTTTCACTTCGTGCTAAGATCACCTCAGACGGTGCCGCGTTCAAGGTTCTCGCGAGGCGTTATGCGCTCCCAGATCACGCGGCGGGTTGGCGAAGGCCTAAGAACAAGAACGTCGCCTGAGAATG
Protein-coding sequences here:
- a CDS encoding ABC transporter permease, translating into MEALLQDLRYGGRMLARNPGFASIAVLSLALGIGANTAIFSVVNAVLLRSLPFHEPDRLVMVWEDVSFAGFPRNTPAPANYADWKSQNQVFEDIGALDERSFNLTGDGEPEKVAAYGATASFFPLLGVNPVLGGVFLPEDDKPEANKVVVLSYGLWQQRYGGEQSIIGRELLLSGDKHTVVGVMPAGFQFLESEIGLWVPMAFTSQQLTQRGSHYLQVVARMKQGVTLQQANADIETIQQRIARDYPDEAGRISAYVMSLREQLAGDLRRPLLVLLVAVGFVLLIACANIANLLLSRAASRKREIAVRLALGAGRSRIVRQLLTESILLSMTGAVLGVLLAWWSFAFLKRLIPDALALSTNLELDLRVLGYTLLVSLVTGAVFGLAPALQASKIDLHEALKQSGGRSGLSAGGNRLRSVMVVAEVALALVLLVGAGLLIQTFLKLRDQYSGLRPQNVLTVRTVLPRYKYREQNERTPFYNQVLERVKALPGVISAGYATTVPLEWKGGTSGFYPEGLTVEESRAGGLSYDANHRQIIGDYLKTMGIPLRQGRYFDDGDNEQTLPVAVVNETMAREYWPGGDAVGKRFKLGGPETKRPWITIAGIAGDVRQMGIDEPVKAEMYLPQRQIPDHQFYAPRDLAVRTAVDPLSLAAAVREAIHAIDPDQPVSNIRTMDEVLGQETAMRRLGMTLLVIFAAVALLLATLGIYGVLAYFVVQHTPEIGVRLALGAPRRDILSLVLKKGMRLALLGVGIGLGAAFVLTRLMASLLFGMSATDPATFALLALLLTCVALLACYVPARRATKVDPMVALRYE